The following proteins are encoded in a genomic region of Actinomadura sp. NAK00032:
- a CDS encoding LysR substrate-binding domain-containing protein: MFTLTQLTNFVAVAEELHFGRAAERLRMTQPPLSRQIQLLENELKVRLFDRTNRSVRLTPAGRAFLVEARRLLQQADHVAMSVRQVSAGEAGSITVGFTAASAYATLGRLLEVARTALPDVGIVLREMVTRDQVRALAEGSLDLGLLRPPVTDPDLAERPAEREALLAAVPNGHPLAAGEGPLALADFDGRPFIMYSPVEARYFHELVISVFRQAGVSPVYAQYLSQVHSILALVNCGWGVALVPAAASRLRYAGLRFRPVDLPVPDPVELSLAWRRGNDNPALAKLLRHL; the protein is encoded by the coding sequence ATGTTCACGCTGACCCAGCTCACGAACTTCGTGGCCGTCGCCGAGGAGCTGCACTTCGGCCGCGCCGCCGAGCGGCTCCGCATGACGCAGCCGCCGCTCAGCCGGCAGATCCAGCTGCTGGAGAACGAGCTGAAGGTGCGGCTGTTCGACCGGACGAACCGGTCCGTCCGGCTCACCCCGGCCGGGCGGGCTTTCCTCGTCGAGGCGCGCCGGCTGCTGCAGCAGGCCGACCACGTCGCGATGTCGGTCCGGCAGGTGTCGGCGGGGGAGGCCGGGAGCATCACGGTCGGGTTCACCGCGGCGAGCGCCTACGCCACGCTGGGCCGGCTGCTGGAGGTCGCGCGGACGGCGCTGCCGGACGTCGGGATCGTCCTGCGGGAGATGGTGACGCGGGACCAGGTGCGCGCCCTCGCCGAGGGGAGCCTCGACCTCGGGCTCCTGCGGCCGCCGGTGACCGACCCGGACCTGGCGGAGCGCCCCGCCGAGCGGGAGGCGCTGCTCGCCGCCGTCCCGAACGGCCACCCGCTCGCGGCGGGGGAGGGCCCGCTGGCGCTCGCCGACTTCGACGGGCGGCCGTTCATCATGTACTCGCCCGTCGAGGCCCGCTACTTCCACGAGCTGGTGATCAGCGTGTTCCGGCAGGCGGGCGTCTCGCCGGTGTACGCGCAGTACCTCAGCCAGGTGCACAGCATCCTCGCGCTGGTCAACTGCGGGTGGGGCGTCGCGCTGGTCCCGGCCGCCGCGTCCCGGCTCCGCTACGCGGGGCTGCGGTTCCGCCCGGTCGACCTCCCCGTCCCGGACCCCGTCGAGCTGAGCCTGGCCTGGCGCCGCGGCAACGACAACCCGGCCCTCGCCAAGCTGCTCCGGCATCTTTGA
- a CDS encoding acyl-CoA dehydrogenase family protein gives MSDYPAYAPSEEHELLRRTVRELAEAKIAPFAAEVDEESRFPQEALDALVANDLHAVHVPESYGGAGADALATVIVIEEVARVCGSSSLIPAVNKLGTVPVLLAGGEELKKKYLAPVARGEGMFSYALSEADAGSDAAGMKTRAVRDGDTWVLNGAKMWITNAGVSEFYTVMAVTDPAAGARGISAFVVEKSDPGVSFGPKERKLGIKGSPTRQVLLEDTRIPADRLIGAEGTGFKTALATLDHTRITIAAQALGIAQGALDFALNYVKERRQFGKPVADFQGVQFMLADMAMRLEGARQLTYHAAIKSERAMSGEKVPDLTFVSSACKALASDVAMDVTTDAVQLLGGYGYTRDFPVERMMRDAKITQIYEGTNQIQRMVMARQLLK, from the coding sequence ATGAGCGACTACCCGGCGTATGCGCCGTCGGAGGAGCATGAGCTGCTGCGGCGCACGGTGCGTGAGCTGGCCGAGGCCAAGATCGCTCCTTTCGCGGCGGAGGTGGACGAGGAGTCCCGGTTCCCGCAGGAGGCCTTGGACGCGCTGGTCGCCAACGATCTGCATGCGGTGCACGTGCCCGAATCGTACGGGGGTGCGGGAGCGGACGCGCTGGCCACGGTGATCGTGATCGAGGAGGTCGCGCGGGTGTGCGGCTCGTCGTCGCTGATCCCGGCGGTGAACAAGCTGGGCACGGTCCCGGTGCTGCTGGCCGGCGGCGAGGAGCTCAAGAAGAAGTACCTGGCGCCGGTGGCGCGTGGTGAGGGGATGTTCTCCTACGCGCTGTCGGAGGCGGACGCGGGGTCGGATGCGGCGGGGATGAAGACCCGCGCGGTGCGCGACGGCGACACCTGGGTGCTCAACGGCGCGAAGATGTGGATCACCAATGCGGGGGTGTCGGAGTTCTACACGGTGATGGCGGTCACCGACCCGGCGGCGGGCGCCCGCGGTATCTCCGCGTTCGTGGTGGAGAAGTCGGATCCGGGGGTGTCGTTCGGGCCGAAGGAGCGCAAGCTGGGGATCAAGGGTTCGCCGACCCGGCAGGTGCTCTTGGAGGACACCCGCATCCCCGCCGACCGGCTGATCGGCGCGGAGGGCACGGGATTCAAGACCGCGCTGGCCACCCTGGACCACACCCGCATCACCATCGCCGCCCAGGCGCTGGGGATCGCGCAGGGGGCGCTGGACTTCGCGTTGAACTACGTCAAGGAGCGGCGGCAGTTCGGCAAGCCGGTCGCCGATTTCCAGGGTGTGCAGTTCATGCTGGCCGACATGGCGATGCGGCTGGAGGGCGCGCGGCAGCTGACCTACCACGCGGCGATCAAGTCCGAGCGGGCGATGAGCGGGGAGAAGGTCCCGGATCTGACGTTCGTCTCCTCGGCGTGCAAGGCGCTGGCCTCGGACGTGGCGATGGACGTGACCACCGACGCCGTCCAGCTGCTGGGGGGCTACGGGTACACGCGGGACTTCCCGGTGGAGCGGATGATGCGCGACGCCAAGATCACCCAGATCTACGAGGGCACCAACCAGATCCAGCGCATGGTGATGGCCCGCCAGCTCCTCAAGTAG
- a CDS encoding HAMP domain-containing sensor histidine kinase: MARRLGSVRARTTLGATAVVAGALVAAGLAVVLLLRANLAGQTDLRAEVSAREVAAQLAAGTPYRSLDLPDGEDHPVQVVGEDGRVRAVSEDLQAIDGTGSPGVRPGAAPRGGGDDDDDQGDDYPGRGEVSGDDPGFSTGRATVDGRTADYRFAAVEVTTPRDETVTVYAGADLAAARDATGTVTRAMLAGLPLLLAVVAGVTWLVTRRALRPVEAVRAELAEITASGDLARRVPVPDARDEIAGLAATTNETLAALEESVARQRGFVADASHELRSPIASLRTQLEVAAAHPELLDVDGLVADVVRLQHLAADLLLLARIDAGERPPARPVALGRLVRDELDRRAPGDRVAVRASVEGDPRVMGVPGRLARVVGNLLDNAQRHADAAVRLSLREEAGTAVLRVADDGPGVPAADRERIFERFVRLDDARSRDEGGAGLGLAIARDLVAAHGGSLTVGEAPGGGALFEVRLPAT, encoded by the coding sequence GTGGCGCGCCGCCTCGGGTCCGTCCGGGCCCGGACGACGCTGGGCGCGACGGCCGTGGTCGCGGGCGCGCTGGTCGCCGCCGGGCTGGCGGTGGTGCTGCTGCTGCGCGCGAACCTGGCCGGGCAGACGGACCTGCGGGCCGAGGTATCGGCGCGGGAGGTCGCGGCGCAGCTCGCGGCGGGCACGCCGTACCGGAGCCTCGACCTGCCCGACGGCGAGGACCATCCCGTGCAGGTCGTCGGCGAGGACGGCCGCGTGCGCGCGGTGAGCGAGGACCTCCAGGCGATCGACGGCACCGGCTCCCCCGGCGTCCGGCCGGGCGCGGCCCCGCGCGGCGGCGGCGACGATGACGACGACCAGGGCGACGACTATCCCGGCCGCGGCGAGGTGTCGGGGGACGACCCGGGGTTCAGCACCGGCCGCGCGACGGTGGACGGCCGGACGGCCGACTACCGGTTCGCGGCGGTCGAGGTGACGACGCCGCGCGACGAGACCGTGACCGTGTACGCGGGCGCCGACCTCGCCGCGGCGCGGGACGCGACCGGCACGGTCACCCGCGCGATGCTCGCCGGGCTGCCGCTGCTGCTCGCCGTGGTCGCGGGCGTGACGTGGCTGGTCACGCGGCGGGCGCTGCGCCCGGTGGAGGCCGTCCGGGCGGAACTGGCGGAGATCACCGCGTCCGGCGACCTGGCCCGGCGGGTGCCGGTGCCGGACGCGCGGGACGAGATCGCCGGCCTCGCCGCCACGACGAACGAGACCCTCGCCGCGCTGGAGGAGTCGGTGGCGCGCCAGCGCGGCTTCGTCGCGGACGCCTCGCACGAGCTGCGCAGCCCGATCGCGTCGCTGCGCACGCAGCTGGAGGTCGCCGCCGCGCATCCCGAGCTGCTGGACGTGGACGGCCTCGTCGCGGACGTCGTGCGGCTCCAGCACCTGGCCGCCGACCTGCTGCTGCTCGCCCGCATCGACGCCGGCGAGCGGCCGCCGGCCCGTCCGGTCGCGCTCGGCCGCCTCGTCCGGGACGAGCTGGACCGGCGCGCCCCCGGCGACCGCGTCGCGGTGCGGGCGTCGGTCGAGGGGGACCCGCGGGTCATGGGCGTCCCGGGCCGGCTGGCGCGGGTGGTGGGCAACCTGCTCGACAACGCGCAGCGGCACGCGGACGCGGCCGTCCGGCTGTCGCTGCGCGAGGAGGCGGGGACGGCGGTGCTGCGCGTCGCCGACGACGGCCCGGGGGTGCCGGCCGCCGACCGCGAGCGGATCTTCGAGCGGTTCGTCCGGCTGGACGACGCCCGCAGCCGCGACGAGGGCGGCGCCGGGCTGGGCCTCGCGATCGCCCGGGACCTGGTCGCGGCGCACGGCGGGAGCCTCACCGTCGGCGAGGCCCCCGGCGGCGGCGCGCTGTTCGAGGTGCGGCTGCCGGCTACTTGA
- a CDS encoding response regulator transcription factor: MRLLIVEDEKRLATSLARGLTAEGFVVEAVHDGAEGLHRALGGGYDLIVLDIMLPGMNGYRVCAELRAAGDETPILMLTAKDGEYDEAEGLDTGADDYLTKPFSYVVLVARVRALLRRRTRGAAPAIVLGDLTVDPAAHRVFRGGAEVELTAKEFAVLEHLAANAGRVVSKAQIMEAVWDFAYDGDPNIVEVYVSALRRKLDVPFGRRSITTVRGAGYRLARDGGA; this comes from the coding sequence ATGCGCCTGCTGATCGTGGAGGACGAGAAGCGCCTGGCCACGTCCCTCGCGCGGGGGCTGACGGCCGAGGGCTTCGTGGTGGAGGCCGTCCACGACGGCGCGGAGGGCCTGCACCGGGCGCTCGGCGGCGGCTACGACCTGATCGTCCTCGACATCATGCTGCCCGGGATGAACGGCTACCGGGTGTGCGCGGAGCTGCGGGCGGCGGGCGACGAGACGCCGATCCTGATGCTGACCGCCAAGGACGGCGAGTACGACGAGGCCGAGGGCCTCGACACCGGCGCGGACGACTACCTCACCAAGCCGTTCTCGTACGTGGTGCTGGTGGCGCGCGTCCGCGCGCTGCTGCGGCGCCGCACGCGCGGCGCCGCGCCCGCGATCGTGCTCGGCGACCTCACCGTGGACCCGGCGGCGCACCGCGTGTTCCGGGGCGGCGCGGAGGTGGAGCTGACCGCCAAGGAGTTCGCCGTGCTGGAGCACCTGGCGGCCAACGCCGGCCGGGTCGTGTCGAAGGCGCAGATCATGGAGGCCGTCTGGGACTTCGCCTACGACGGCGACCCCAACATCGTCGAGGTGTACGTGAGCGCGCTGCGCCGCAAGCTGGACGTCCCGTTCGGGCGCCGGTCGATCACGACGGTGCGCGGCGCCGGGTACCGGCTGGCCCGGGACGGGGGCGCCTGA
- a CDS encoding PepSY domain-containing protein, with the protein MKIDARRMVTGRGLLVSAVAAGVLAAGGTTAAFATAQDAPAAAPSGGAAPAPAVALAQAADAALKKVPGTVAEAELDDEDGTAVWEFDVLSQDGTWRDVTVDSGTGEVLTDRADDRDDRDDAAEAAALRKASVAAPAAAGAALKAVQGHVTSAEFEHEGGKAVWEVDVAGKDGNEHEVTLDAASGKVLAQQTEKPDDDGDED; encoded by the coding sequence ATGAAGATCGACGCACGGCGCATGGTCACCGGGCGCGGGCTGCTGGTCTCGGCCGTCGCCGCGGGGGTGCTGGCCGCGGGCGGGACGACGGCCGCGTTCGCCACCGCGCAGGACGCGCCGGCCGCGGCCCCGTCCGGCGGCGCGGCGCCCGCCCCGGCGGTGGCGCTGGCGCAGGCGGCGGACGCGGCGCTGAAGAAGGTGCCCGGCACCGTCGCCGAGGCCGAACTCGACGACGAGGACGGCACGGCGGTCTGGGAGTTCGACGTCCTCTCCCAGGACGGGACGTGGCGCGACGTGACCGTCGACTCCGGCACCGGCGAGGTCCTCACCGACCGCGCCGACGACCGTGACGACCGCGACGACGCCGCGGAGGCCGCCGCCCTGCGCAAGGCGTCGGTGGCCGCGCCCGCCGCCGCCGGCGCGGCGCTGAAGGCCGTCCAGGGGCACGTCACGTCCGCCGAGTTCGAGCACGAGGGCGGCAAGGCCGTCTGGGAGGTCGACGTCGCCGGAAAGGACGGCAACGAGCACGAGGTCACGCTGGACGCCGCGTCCGGCAAGGTCCTCGCCCAGCAGACCGAAAAGCCGGACGACGACGGCGACGAGGACTGA
- a CDS encoding SAM-dependent methyltransferase, with protein MSEQRPGPGIDTSVSHVARIWNYWLGGKDNYPVDREVGDQILGMLPDVARLARASRLFLNRVVWHLAAEAGVRQFIDIGTGLPTVDNTHEVAQRAAPESRIVYVDNDPLVLEHARSLLTSTPEGHTAYIHADLREPEGILEGAAETLDFSRPVAFTLMGILEFVPDDEQAYAIVRRLLSAVPSGSYLAMYDGTNVVHGEASDRIVDVWNASGNAQLVLRTPGQIAGFFEGLQVEEPGIVPVTHWRPDTPGEPEPVDAYGGVGRKP; from the coding sequence ATGAGCGAGCAGAGACCCGGCCCCGGCATCGACACCAGCGTGTCGCACGTGGCGCGCATCTGGAACTACTGGCTGGGCGGCAAGGACAACTACCCGGTGGACCGGGAGGTCGGCGACCAGATCCTCGGCATGCTGCCGGACGTCGCGAGGCTGGCGCGCGCCTCCCGGCTGTTCCTCAACCGGGTCGTGTGGCACCTGGCCGCCGAGGCGGGCGTCCGCCAGTTCATCGACATCGGGACGGGCCTGCCCACGGTCGACAACACCCACGAGGTCGCCCAGCGGGCCGCGCCCGAGTCGCGGATCGTCTACGTCGACAACGACCCGCTCGTCCTGGAGCACGCGAGGTCGCTGCTCACCAGCACCCCCGAGGGGCACACCGCCTACATCCACGCCGACCTCCGCGAGCCCGAGGGCATCCTGGAGGGCGCCGCGGAGACGCTCGACTTCAGCCGGCCGGTCGCGTTCACGCTGATGGGGATCCTGGAGTTCGTCCCCGACGACGAGCAGGCGTACGCGATCGTGCGGCGGCTGCTGTCCGCGGTGCCGTCCGGCAGCTACCTCGCCATGTACGACGGGACGAACGTCGTCCACGGCGAGGCGTCCGACCGGATCGTGGACGTGTGGAACGCCTCCGGCAACGCGCAGCTCGTGCTGCGGACCCCCGGGCAGATCGCCGGCTTCTTCGAGGGCCTCCAGGTCGAGGAGCCCGGGATCGTCCCGGTGACGCACTGGCGCCCGGACACGCCCGGCGAACCCGAGCCGGTCGACGCCTACGGCGGCGTGGGCCGCAAGCCCTAG
- a CDS encoding SRPBCC family protein, protein MTADDFVYTIYINAAPERVWEALTDPAATRRYWGVAFETDWAPGSAMTWHEEDATTADPEQTVLAAEPGRRLSYTWHTFTPEWAKSVGVDEETRRALMAEPRSTVSFVIEPAGATARLTVVHHAGEALLAMSRNGWPHVLSGLKTLLETGEPLPTTDL, encoded by the coding sequence ATGACCGCGGACGACTTCGTCTACACGATCTACATCAACGCCGCCCCCGAACGCGTCTGGGAGGCCCTCACCGACCCCGCCGCCACCCGCCGCTACTGGGGCGTCGCCTTCGAGACCGACTGGGCGCCCGGCTCCGCGATGACCTGGCACGAGGAGGACGCGACGACCGCCGACCCCGAGCAGACCGTCCTGGCGGCCGAGCCGGGCCGCCGCCTGTCCTACACCTGGCACACCTTCACCCCCGAATGGGCGAAGAGCGTCGGCGTGGACGAGGAGACCCGCCGCGCGCTCATGGCGGAGCCCCGCTCCACGGTGTCCTTCGTCATCGAGCCGGCCGGCGCCACCGCCAGGCTGACCGTCGTCCACCACGCGGGCGAGGCACTGCTCGCCATGTCGAGGAACGGCTGGCCGCACGTCCTGTCCGGGCTGAAGACGCTGCTGGAGACCGGCGAACCCCTCCCCACAACCGACCTCTAG
- a CDS encoding ribose-phosphate pyrophosphokinase, giving the protein MREIAVFSGSAHPELAAEVCAHLGVPLSPSRVDRFANDCLEVQLQANCRERDVFLIQPLVAPVQEHLVELLLMCDAARGASASRITVVMPHYSYARSDKKDAPRISIGGRLVADLLVASGASRVLAMTLHSPQVHGFFSVPVDHLHALRELADHFRGYDLSRTTVVSPDLGNAKEAAAFARLLGVQVAAGAKQRFPDDRVQISSVIGDVADRDVIVLDDEIAKGSTVLELLDRLRELGARTIRVACTHGLFAAGALQRLTAQPDVLEIVCTNTVPVPNGDRSDKLRILSIAPALAEAVRRIHNGESVSALFESP; this is encoded by the coding sequence GTGCGAGAGATCGCCGTGTTCAGCGGTAGCGCCCACCCGGAACTGGCCGCCGAGGTCTGCGCGCACCTCGGGGTGCCGCTGAGCCCGTCCCGGGTCGACCGGTTCGCCAACGACTGCCTGGAAGTGCAGCTGCAGGCCAACTGCCGGGAGCGGGACGTCTTCCTGATCCAGCCGCTCGTCGCGCCCGTCCAGGAGCACCTCGTCGAGCTGCTCCTGATGTGCGACGCCGCCCGCGGCGCGTCCGCGAGCCGCATCACCGTCGTCATGCCGCACTACTCCTACGCGCGCTCCGACAAGAAGGACGCGCCGCGCATCTCCATCGGCGGGCGCCTGGTCGCCGACCTCCTCGTCGCCTCCGGCGCGAGCCGCGTCCTCGCCATGACCCTGCACTCGCCGCAGGTGCACGGCTTCTTCTCCGTCCCCGTCGACCACCTGCACGCGCTGCGGGAGCTCGCCGACCACTTCCGCGGGTACGACCTGTCGCGCACGACCGTCGTCTCGCCCGACCTCGGCAACGCCAAGGAGGCCGCGGCCTTCGCCCGCCTCCTCGGCGTCCAGGTCGCCGCCGGCGCCAAGCAGCGCTTCCCCGACGACCGCGTCCAGATCAGCTCCGTCATCGGCGACGTCGCCGACCGCGACGTCATCGTCCTGGACGACGAGATCGCCAAGGGCAGCACCGTCCTCGAACTGCTGGACCGGCTCCGCGAACTGGGCGCCCGCACCATCCGCGTCGCCTGCACCCACGGCCTGTTCGCCGCCGGCGCCCTCCAGCGCCTCACCGCCCAGCCCGACGTCCTGGAGATCGTCTGCACCAACACGGTCCCCGTCCCGAACGGCGACCGCAGCGACAAGCTCCGCATCCTGTCCATCGCCCCGGCCCTCGCCGAGGCCGTCCGCCGCATCCACAACGGCGAATCGGTGAGCGCCCTCTTCGAGTCCCCCTGA
- a CDS encoding YdcF family protein yields MESHVDARARELARVVWDHLVLSGPLSQADVILALGCHDTRVAVQAARLWHAGWAPLVVVSGGRGKMTSGWTETEARVFGRVAREHGVPAEALLLEETASNTGENITASRRLLDGRGVAVRRGILVAKPYMTRRSLATARRRWPEVEWSASAPELGFEAFCERRSIELMVGDLQRMVVYAERGYQVPMPVPADVWAAYEELARLGYDGHVIR; encoded by the coding sequence GTGGAGTCTCATGTGGACGCGCGGGCGCGCGAGCTGGCACGGGTCGTCTGGGACCACCTCGTCCTGTCCGGCCCCCTCTCCCAGGCTGACGTGATCCTGGCGCTGGGGTGCCACGACACGCGGGTGGCGGTCCAGGCGGCGCGGCTCTGGCACGCGGGATGGGCGCCGCTGGTGGTCGTGTCGGGCGGGCGCGGCAAGATGACCTCGGGGTGGACGGAGACCGAGGCGCGGGTGTTCGGGCGGGTGGCGCGCGAGCACGGGGTGCCGGCGGAGGCGCTGCTGCTGGAGGAGACGGCGAGCAACACGGGGGAGAACATCACCGCGTCCAGGCGGCTGCTGGACGGCCGGGGCGTCGCGGTGCGGCGGGGGATCCTGGTGGCGAAGCCCTACATGACGCGGCGGTCGCTGGCGACGGCGCGGCGGCGGTGGCCCGAGGTCGAGTGGTCAGCGTCCGCGCCGGAGCTGGGGTTCGAGGCGTTCTGCGAGCGCCGGTCCATCGAGCTGATGGTGGGGGACCTGCAGCGGATGGTGGTGTACGCGGAGCGCGGGTACCAGGTGCCGATGCCCGTCCCGGCGGACGTCTGGGCGGCCTACGAGGAGCTCGCCCGGCTCGGGTACGACGGGCACGTGATCCGTTAG
- a CDS encoding DUF5999 family protein translates to MCTHQPPCPAPDDLDREAARTVANHPEQGWSLLCNGIVVFEDTGELLPDGRVIDPHRPVTTA, encoded by the coding sequence ATCTGCACGCACCAGCCGCCGTGCCCGGCGCCCGACGACCTCGACCGCGAGGCCGCCCGCACCGTGGCCAACCACCCCGAGCAGGGCTGGAGCCTGCTCTGCAACGGCATCGTCGTCTTCGAGGACACCGGCGAACTGCTGCCCGACGGCCGGGTGATCGACCCGCACCGCCCCGTCACGACCGCCTAA
- a CDS encoding DedA family protein, giving the protein MIGLMNAASGGEPVGGIAGWATDLMDRLGAPGAGLAIALENLFPPLPSEVILPLAGFTAAQGRMSLTAAIVWTTLGSVAGALALYGIGALIGRDRVRAIAARLPLVKVEDLDRTEAWFARHGGKAVFFGRMIPIFRSLISVPAGVERMRMSVFLAYTTLGSLLWNTAFVLAGYGLGDNWRTVEEYVGVYSKGVLAVVAVAAVAFLAVRIVKARRAGAGEQRPAGVHRAEARERERDRIY; this is encoded by the coding sequence ATGATCGGACTGATGAACGCGGCCTCCGGCGGCGAACCCGTCGGCGGCATCGCCGGGTGGGCGACCGACCTGATGGACCGGCTCGGCGCGCCCGGCGCCGGCCTGGCGATCGCGCTGGAGAACCTGTTCCCGCCGCTGCCGAGCGAGGTGATCCTCCCGCTCGCCGGCTTCACGGCCGCGCAGGGCCGGATGAGCCTCACCGCGGCGATCGTGTGGACGACGCTCGGAAGCGTCGCCGGCGCCCTCGCGCTCTACGGGATCGGCGCCCTGATCGGGCGGGACCGGGTCCGCGCGATCGCGGCGCGGCTGCCGCTGGTCAAGGTCGAGGACCTCGACCGGACGGAGGCGTGGTTCGCCCGGCACGGCGGCAAGGCGGTGTTCTTCGGCCGGATGATCCCGATCTTCCGGAGCCTGATCTCCGTCCCGGCGGGGGTCGAGCGGATGCGGATGTCGGTGTTCCTGGCCTACACGACGCTCGGCAGCCTGCTGTGGAACACCGCGTTCGTGCTCGCCGGGTACGGGCTCGGCGACAACTGGCGGACGGTCGAGGAGTACGTCGGCGTCTACTCCAAGGGGGTGCTCGCGGTCGTCGCCGTGGCGGCCGTCGCGTTCCTCGCGGTGCGTATCGTGAAGGCACGGCGGGCCGGTGCCGGGGAGCAGCGGCCGGCGGGGGTGCACCGGGCGGAGGCAAGAGAACGCGAACGTGACCGCATCTACTGA
- a CDS encoding sensor histidine kinase, whose translation MRRGPAAVVRALAGLVLGAATAGVELVLLAGAALLMAYSLAFSRGRRAVPAAVADAAELLTELEMRRLRAFLGEDRAVQYGPLRALAYLVLRVPVGLLGAAILLLIAYGVTLGVRLAVSWWITGDYLDGIPPAWWIVLYTAVVGVVLLFLAVYGLVGVVALEKGVARRCLGPSPLAEYERRIAQLSVTRAEVVDAVDDERRRIERDLHDGVQQRLVALGMLIGRARRAGDHERAAELLKQAHEESQRALADLREVTWRVYPAALDGEGLRAALETVAERSAVPVAIDYDVPGRPPHAVETAAYFVVCEAVTNAAKHSGARAVRVAVAGSGTMVGVRIEDDGCGGADPAGGGLAGLARRVAALDGTFAVDSPRGGPTVITAELPCG comes from the coding sequence GTGCGCCGAGGCCCCGCCGCGGTCGTCCGGGCCCTGGCGGGGCTCGTGCTGGGCGCGGCCACCGCCGGCGTGGAGCTGGTGCTGCTGGCGGGGGCGGCGCTGCTCATGGCGTACTCGCTGGCCTTCTCCCGCGGGCGGCGGGCGGTCCCGGCGGCCGTCGCGGACGCCGCCGAGCTGCTTACCGAGCTGGAGATGCGGCGGCTGCGCGCCTTCCTCGGCGAGGACCGGGCCGTCCAGTACGGTCCGCTGCGGGCGCTCGCCTACCTCGTCCTGCGGGTGCCGGTGGGCCTGCTCGGCGCCGCGATCCTGCTGCTGATCGCCTACGGCGTGACGCTCGGGGTCCGGCTCGCGGTGAGCTGGTGGATCACCGGCGACTACCTGGACGGCATCCCGCCGGCCTGGTGGATCGTCCTCTACACCGCCGTCGTGGGCGTTGTGCTGCTCTTCCTCGCCGTGTACGGCCTGGTCGGCGTGGTGGCGCTGGAGAAGGGCGTGGCGCGGCGCTGCCTCGGGCCGAGCCCGCTGGCGGAGTACGAGCGCCGCATCGCGCAGCTGTCGGTGACGCGGGCCGAGGTGGTGGACGCGGTGGACGACGAGCGCCGCCGCATAGAGCGCGACCTGCACGACGGCGTCCAGCAGCGGCTCGTGGCGCTCGGCATGCTGATCGGCCGGGCCCGCCGCGCCGGCGACCACGAGCGGGCGGCGGAGCTGCTGAAGCAGGCGCACGAGGAGTCGCAGCGGGCCCTTGCGGACCTGCGCGAGGTGACCTGGCGGGTCTACCCGGCCGCGCTGGACGGCGAGGGCCTGCGCGCGGCACTGGAGACGGTGGCCGAGCGGTCCGCGGTGCCGGTGGCGATCGACTACGACGTGCCGGGGCGCCCGCCGCACGCGGTGGAGACCGCCGCGTACTTCGTCGTCTGCGAGGCCGTCACGAACGCCGCCAAGCACTCCGGCGCGCGGGCGGTGCGGGTCGCCGTCGCGGGTTCCGGGACAATGGTCGGCGTGCGCATCGAAGACGACGGGTGCGGGGGCGCCGACCCGGCCGGCGGCGGGCTGGCGGGCCTGGCCCGCCGGGTGGCCGCGCTGGACGGGACGTTCGCCGTGGACAGCCCGCGGGGCGGCCCGACGGTGATCACCGCGGAGCTGCCATGCGGGTGA
- a CDS encoding response regulator transcription factor encodes MRVMLAEDSTLLREGLVRLLAEEGHEVAAAVGDGDALIAAVAASGEQGPPDVVVVDVRMPPTHTDEGLRAALEIRRRWPGVGVLVLSQYVEKRYATELITADTTGVGYLLKDRVAQVDEFLDALDRVGAGGAAFDPEVVRRLLAHSTHTDPLARLTPRERDVLDNMAQGHTNASIGANLHISQSAVEKHVNAIFDKLDLSHAAGYSRRVLAVLRYLGS; translated from the coding sequence ATGCGGGTGATGCTGGCCGAGGACTCGACGCTGCTGCGCGAGGGCCTCGTGCGGCTGCTCGCCGAGGAGGGCCACGAGGTGGCCGCGGCGGTCGGCGACGGCGACGCGCTGATCGCGGCCGTGGCCGCGTCGGGCGAGCAGGGCCCGCCCGACGTCGTGGTGGTGGACGTCCGGATGCCGCCGACGCACACCGACGAGGGCCTGCGCGCGGCGCTGGAGATCCGGCGGCGCTGGCCGGGGGTCGGGGTGCTCGTGCTGTCGCAGTACGTGGAGAAGCGCTACGCCACCGAGCTGATCACGGCCGACACCACCGGCGTCGGCTATCTGCTGAAGGACCGGGTCGCGCAGGTGGACGAGTTCCTGGACGCGCTCGACCGGGTCGGCGCGGGCGGGGCGGCGTTCGATCCCGAGGTGGTCCGGCGGCTGCTGGCGCACAGCACGCACACCGATCCGCTGGCCCGCCTCACGCCGCGGGAGCGGGACGTCCTCGACAACATGGCCCAAGGGCATACGAACGCCTCGATAGGCGCCAACCTGCACATCTCGCAGAGCGCGGTCGAGAAGCACGTCAACGCGATCTTCGACAAGCTCGACCTGTCGCACGCCGCCGGCTACAGCCGCCGGGTCCTCGCCGTCCTCCGCTATCTGGGCAGTTGA